A genomic stretch from Microtus pennsylvanicus isolate mMicPen1 chromosome 9, mMicPen1.hap1, whole genome shotgun sequence includes:
- the Cfap97d2 gene encoding uncharacterized protein CFAP97D2 isoform X2, with the protein MQRFPRLTTPWANRDLQRAWEKTYQDHRKKVLNAQPLVDTHPPQTYGHLCLKFKKLKVEEERLSIINRDNWLLLQRVASAMRARGQTDGGNNFTHRR; encoded by the exons ATGCAGAGATTCCCCCGACTGACCACCCCTTGGGCTAATAGGGACCTGCAGAGAGCCTGGGAGAAAACCTACCAGGACCACAGGAAAAAG GTCCTGAATGCCCAACCACTAGTGGACACTCACCCACCGCAGACTTATGGCCACCTCTGCCTGAAGTTTAAGaaactaaag GTGGAGGAAGAAAGGCTCTCCATCAtcaacagagacaactggctgcttctgcagagggTAGCCTCTGCCATGAGAGCCAGGGGACAGACTGACGGCGGAAATAACTTCACACACAGAAGGTAA